Proteins from a single region of Paenibacillus sp. BIHB 4019:
- a CDS encoding glycoside hydrolase family 95 protein translates to MSQAKLWYNGPGEDWKQGLPIGNGRIGAVIFGGSERETWCMTELTYWSGKKERIAGNGGGKAGLNRMREAFYRGDYNEGDRLAKEQLQPRKQNFGTNLSVCDMVLRFGHQSDDIIRELDVEQATAAMSYSSEGQTFTREAFATNVDGIVAARFAGEQAGSVSFTLRVTGRSGQFAAVAIGDDSVAFRGQATEDMHSDGTCGVWCDGLVKLVVQGGSVQTRTDKLVVTGADEAYLYFAMHTDYGQADENWKVRSGEQLAAAIAKGYDQLKAEHVADYRSLYARVALDLGASEAAALPTDERMRRLRQEGHDDPEFISLFFQYGRYLTIAGSRANSPLPLHLQGIWNDGEANRMAWSCDYHLDINTQMNYYPTEIVNLAECHVPLMHYIERLADAGRLAAQDFYGCEGWVAHVFSNAWGFAAPGWETGWGLNVTGGLWIAMHLKEHYEYGLDRTFLTEQAYPVMKEATAFFLDYMAIHPAKGWLVTGPSNSPENSFYPADREQGPQQLSMGSTMDQVLVRDLFDFCLAAAKLLGTDIELQAKLEHAISLLPPLKIGSRGQLQEWLEDYEEAQPEHRHLAHLFALYPSSQINPRDTPELSAAARQTLLGRMTDELEDIEFTAVLFATGFSRLYDGDRALWHIAHLISELCFDNLLTYSKAGVAGADTNIFIADGNYGGTAAVADTLLHSHTGNIHLLPALPSAWRSGSFKGLRAKGGIEVDAAWDNNRLTEAALYAHASGQVVVRYGELAVKAELKAGQAYRLDAELQISERMAVEQ, encoded by the coding sequence GTGAGTCAAGCGAAGCTTTGGTATAACGGTCCGGGAGAGGACTGGAAGCAGGGATTGCCGATTGGTAACGGCCGGATTGGCGCAGTTATTTTTGGCGGCAGCGAGCGGGAAACTTGGTGTATGACAGAGCTGACGTATTGGTCTGGGAAGAAGGAGCGGATAGCCGGAAACGGAGGAGGGAAAGCAGGGCTTAACCGGATGCGGGAAGCCTTCTACCGAGGCGATTATAATGAGGGAGATCGGCTCGCTAAGGAGCAGCTGCAGCCGAGGAAGCAAAATTTCGGCACTAACCTTTCCGTTTGCGATATGGTGCTGCGGTTCGGACATCAGAGTGATGACATCATTCGCGAGCTCGACGTGGAGCAAGCTACGGCAGCGATGTCTTATTCAAGCGAAGGCCAGACGTTCACCCGCGAAGCTTTTGCAACGAATGTCGACGGCATCGTTGCAGCACGGTTTGCGGGCGAACAGGCGGGAAGTGTCAGCTTCACGCTCAGGGTTACCGGCCGCTCAGGGCAGTTCGCGGCTGTCGCAATAGGTGATGATTCGGTCGCCTTTCGTGGGCAAGCAACGGAGGATATGCATAGCGACGGCACATGCGGTGTATGGTGCGACGGGCTGGTGAAGCTGGTCGTGCAGGGCGGCAGCGTCCAGACAAGGACGGATAAGCTTGTTGTGACAGGCGCAGACGAAGCCTATCTTTATTTTGCCATGCATACGGATTACGGCCAAGCGGATGAGAACTGGAAAGTGCGAAGCGGGGAACAGCTCGCAGCCGCGATTGCCAAAGGCTATGATCAATTGAAAGCCGAGCATGTAGCGGATTACCGCTCGCTGTATGCCCGTGTAGCTCTGGACCTCGGAGCATCCGAGGCCGCTGCGCTTCCGACGGATGAGCGCATGCGGCGGCTGCGGCAGGAGGGACATGACGATCCCGAGTTTATCTCTTTGTTTTTCCAATATGGCCGTTATTTGACGATAGCCGGATCACGCGCAAATTCGCCGCTGCCGCTGCACTTGCAAGGCATATGGAATGACGGCGAGGCGAACCGGATGGCCTGGAGCTGCGATTACCATCTGGACATTAACACGCAGATGAATTATTATCCGACGGAAATCGTCAATTTGGCAGAATGCCATGTTCCGCTCATGCACTACATTGAGCGGCTGGCGGATGCGGGGAGACTGGCTGCACAAGATTTCTATGGCTGCGAGGGCTGGGTCGCTCATGTATTCTCCAATGCGTGGGGCTTCGCGGCACCTGGCTGGGAGACGGGCTGGGGGCTTAATGTCACTGGCGGATTATGGATTGCCATGCACCTCAAGGAGCATTATGAATATGGGCTGGACCGCACCTTCTTGACGGAACAAGCTTATCCGGTGATGAAGGAGGCAACTGCCTTTTTCCTTGATTATATGGCGATCCATCCAGCCAAGGGCTGGCTTGTAACCGGGCCATCCAACTCGCCTGAGAACAGCTTTTATCCCGCTGATCGGGAGCAGGGACCGCAGCAGCTGTCGATGGGCTCGACGATGGATCAGGTGCTGGTGCGGGATTTATTCGACTTCTGTCTGGCTGCGGCGAAATTACTCGGAACGGATATTGAGCTTCAAGCGAAGCTGGAGCATGCGATTTCCCTGCTGCCTCCACTGAAGATCGGCAGCAGAGGCCAACTGCAGGAATGGCTGGAGGATTACGAAGAGGCGCAGCCCGAGCATCGCCATCTTGCCCATCTGTTTGCCCTTTATCCAAGCAGCCAGATCAATCCGCGCGATACGCCTGAGCTAAGCGCAGCCGCAAGGCAGACGCTGCTAGGTCGTATGACGGATGAGCTGGAGGATATTGAATTTACGGCGGTATTGTTTGCAACCGGCTTTTCCCGCCTGTATGATGGCGACCGAGCATTGTGGCATATTGCCCATCTGATTAGCGAGCTATGCTTTGATAATCTGCTAACCTATTCCAAGGCGGGGGTTGCCGGGGCAGATACGAATATTTTTATTGCTGATGGCAATTACGGCGGTACGGCTGCGGTGGCAGATACACTCCTGCATAGCCATACAGGAAACATTCATCTGCTCCCGGCTTTGCCCTCGGCTTGGCGGTCAGGCTCCTTCAAGGGCCTGCGTGCGAAAGGCGGCATCGAGGTGGATGCCGCATGGGACAACAATCGGCTTACAGAAGCGGCGCTATATGCACACGCCTCGGGACAGGTGGTCGTTCGGTACGGTGAGCTTGCCGTGAAGGCTGAGCTTAAGGCCGGTCAGGCTTACAGGCTTGATGCCGAGCTGCAAATATCGGAGCGTATGGCGGTAGAGCAATAG
- a CDS encoding helix-turn-helix domain-containing protein, with the protein MPKYTTIFRKFLVSYLIILIIPSIAGYVSYRTSISVTQSISIENSVTQLQRSQEILERRMVEVEGFTRQLALNPDLNKLMNEQKKGDAINVYGIWSMVKQVTPFSQTNDFLQNYFIYLKNYDVIFTQGSAYFRPEHYYQNFHYTDLSLDEWKDEVLGKTHSSEMMPLRSFMSNKKQSSVVTYMQSLPLDSFSGSSPATVVVMIDEEHISNLLAGLEDRYGGWAHISDAQGNTIGVRGITEAAARQLSTSTELDQTKRSQFYHDDLVITIQSDTSGWTYRAGIPRQVLMENANQIKHMTWMVTGIALVLGLLAGLLLAYRNSVPINRLLGVMKEHFGKDGLAERNEYDFLQGNISKMITSNRQLELELERQLPLVRDGFLKRLLAGEFHTLEEIAAAAAQADVSLAGGKGYVGILRINGYSGMDSIDILKELSAARLIMKQALSETAGYLLMTELGSDRLVMIWLEQGEQTSGTDFRKRLDEALTGLARTAYSEYKVSLSAAFGECFHTLMDVSHSYEQAGQTLEYTELSGQQSILWFSDSSRETATYYYPLDMEQRLISTIRAGEPEEAKRIVSTVMDKNSDQHQLSPEMKQQLVGELKGTLLKLLDQKALVQSELLHTLKNQMIGIQAADMLPDIQQEINGIIEALCGIINSKKNSAHIQTAGDIKRFIAESYSDSELTLYRIAEKVERPEKYISQLFKEVTDMNVSDYLEMVRIERAASLLRTEGCTVDEIASRVGYNSSHSFRRAFKRVMGVAPSSYRQSIHI; encoded by the coding sequence GTGCCCAAATATACGACGATTTTTCGCAAGTTTCTGGTGTCTTATTTAATTATACTAATCATTCCTAGCATAGCGGGTTATGTGTCGTATCGCACTTCGATTTCGGTTACGCAATCCATTTCCATCGAGAATAGCGTGACCCAACTGCAGCGCAGCCAAGAGATATTGGAGCGAAGAATGGTAGAGGTGGAAGGCTTCACCCGCCAGCTTGCCTTGAATCCTGACCTGAACAAGCTCATGAATGAGCAGAAAAAGGGAGACGCAATCAACGTCTATGGCATCTGGAGCATGGTGAAGCAGGTGACGCCATTTAGCCAGACGAATGATTTTCTGCAAAATTATTTTATATATTTAAAAAATTATGACGTTATATTCACCCAAGGCTCAGCCTACTTCCGTCCGGAGCATTATTACCAAAATTTCCACTACACGGACCTTTCGCTCGATGAGTGGAAGGATGAGGTGCTCGGAAAAACGCATAGCAGCGAGATGATGCCGCTCCGTTCGTTTATGAGCAATAAGAAGCAAAGCTCGGTCGTCACCTACATGCAATCGCTGCCGCTCGACAGCTTCAGCGGCTCGTCGCCAGCTACAGTCGTTGTTATGATCGATGAGGAGCATATTTCCAATCTGCTTGCTGGACTTGAAGACCGTTACGGCGGCTGGGCGCACATTAGTGATGCGCAGGGAAATACGATAGGGGTGCGGGGAATTACGGAAGCAGCGGCAAGGCAGCTTTCTACGTCCACTGAACTTGACCAGACGAAACGCAGCCAATTTTACCATGACGATCTTGTCATAACGATTCAATCGGACACGAGCGGTTGGACTTATCGCGCAGGCATACCGCGCCAGGTGCTAATGGAGAATGCGAATCAGATTAAGCATATGACCTGGATGGTAACCGGAATTGCATTAGTGCTTGGGCTGCTGGCGGGGCTCTTGCTCGCCTATCGAAACAGTGTGCCGATTAACCGGCTGCTTGGCGTGATGAAGGAGCATTTCGGCAAGGACGGTTTGGCGGAGCGCAATGAATATGATTTTTTGCAGGGCAATATTTCGAAAATGATTACGAGCAATCGCCAATTGGAGCTTGAGCTTGAGCGTCAACTGCCGCTCGTTCGAGACGGCTTTCTCAAGCGCCTGCTGGCAGGCGAATTTCATACGCTGGAGGAAATTGCGGCTGCGGCGGCGCAAGCGGACGTTAGCCTTGCAGGTGGGAAAGGTTACGTGGGCATTTTGCGAATAAACGGCTATTCTGGCATGGATAGCATCGATATATTAAAGGAGCTTTCCGCGGCAAGGCTGATTATGAAGCAGGCATTGTCCGAAACCGCGGGTTATTTGCTGATGACCGAGCTTGGATCGGATCGTTTAGTTATGATCTGGTTGGAGCAGGGGGAGCAGACTAGCGGGACTGATTTCCGTAAACGGTTAGATGAAGCGCTGACGGGGCTCGCACGAACAGCCTACTCCGAATACAAGGTTTCCTTGTCAGCTGCATTTGGCGAATGCTTCCACACGCTGATGGATGTCAGCCACTCTTACGAGCAGGCCGGACAAACGCTGGAGTATACCGAGCTATCCGGCCAGCAAAGCATACTATGGTTTAGTGATTCCAGCCGGGAAACGGCGACCTATTATTACCCGCTAGACATGGAGCAGCGGCTGATTAGTACGATTCGTGCAGGAGAGCCGGAGGAAGCTAAGCGGATCGTGTCGACGGTGATGGACAAAAATTCGGATCAGCACCAGTTATCTCCGGAAATGAAGCAGCAGCTTGTCGGCGAGCTGAAGGGAACGCTGCTCAAGCTGCTGGATCAGAAGGCGCTCGTCCAATCGGAGCTGCTTCATACGTTGAAAAATCAAATGATCGGCATCCAGGCAGCAGATATGCTGCCGGATATTCAGCAAGAGATCAACGGTATTATTGAAGCGTTATGCGGCATTATTAACAGCAAGAAAAATAGTGCCCATATTCAGACCGCGGGTGACATCAAGCGATTTATTGCCGAAAGTTATAGCGACTCCGAGCTCACCTTATACCGAATCGCCGAGAAGGTTGAACGTCCTGAGAAGTATATTTCTCAGCTATTCAAAGAAGTGACGGATATGAATGTGTCCGATTATCTGGAGATGGTCCGAATCGAGCGCGCTGCCTCTTTGCTGCGCACAGAAGGCTGTACAGTTGACGAAATTGCGTCACGCGTCGGCTATAACAGCTCGCATTCCTTCCGCAGAGCTTTCAAGCGGGTAATGGGCGTTGCGCCAAGCTCCTATAGGCAGTCTATTCATATCTAG
- a CDS encoding fumarylacetoacetate hydrolase family protein gives MKLVTIDTDGMYRLGLKVNEGILDIQAALRWLPDSSIASDVMEVIAGGSQALAQLESYAKRVMKAAEQAGVACGEIILAEDEVRWGPCVTRPGKIICVGLNYRKHAAETNARVPDYPILFNKFNNTLTGHGRDIALPERVTAQVDYEAELVIVIGQTAKYISEEEALRHVFGYCCVNDLSARDLQMRTAQWLLGKSCDDFSPLGPYLVTADEIPDPNALDIKCTVNGEVRQHSHTSDMIFSCAEIVSYISQHMTLSPGDIILTGTPEGVVLGLPEEQRVYLRHGDTVTIEIEGLGSLTNRFVSEA, from the coding sequence ATGAAGCTGGTAACGATTGATACGGACGGCATGTATCGTCTCGGTCTTAAGGTGAACGAGGGCATATTGGATATTCAAGCGGCACTGCGATGGCTGCCTGACTCCTCTATTGCATCCGATGTTATGGAGGTTATTGCGGGCGGTTCTCAGGCGCTTGCGCAGCTGGAATCTTACGCAAAGCGCGTCATGAAAGCGGCAGAGCAGGCGGGTGTGGCGTGTGGAGAGATTATTTTGGCGGAAGACGAGGTAAGATGGGGGCCTTGCGTCACCCGCCCGGGCAAAATCATCTGCGTCGGCTTGAATTATAGAAAGCATGCAGCGGAGACCAATGCGCGGGTTCCAGACTACCCCATTTTGTTCAACAAGTTTAACAACACACTTACTGGTCATGGCAGGGATATTGCATTGCCGGAGCGGGTAACGGCACAGGTCGATTATGAGGCGGAGCTTGTTATCGTCATCGGCCAAACGGCGAAATACATTAGCGAGGAGGAGGCCCTCCGGCATGTGTTCGGCTATTGCTGTGTCAATGATTTGTCGGCACGGGATCTTCAAATGCGGACGGCACAATGGCTGCTCGGCAAAAGCTGCGACGACTTCAGTCCGCTTGGCCCTTATCTGGTAACAGCCGATGAAATCCCGGACCCCAATGCGCTCGATATAAAGTGTACCGTCAATGGGGAGGTCAGGCAGCATTCCCATACGAGCGATATGATATTTTCCTGCGCCGAAATTGTAAGCTATATTTCACAGCATATGACGCTGTCGCCGGGCGACATTATCTTGACCGGAACACCGGAGGGTGTTGTGCTCGGCCTGCCAGAGGAGCAGCGGGTTTATTTGCGCCATGGCGATACGGTAACGATTGAAATCGAAGGCTTAGGCAGCTTGACCAACCGATTTGTAAGCGAGGCTTAG
- a CDS encoding carbohydrate ABC transporter permease — protein MAATKPAGQQRPFRLKIRESAGDRLFLFIIYTVLSLVLLAVIYPLIYILSSSISSPAAVTSGRVWLWPVDISFRGFEVLFNTPQIMTGYGNSLFYTTAGTLISVALTVMIAYPMSRKSFFGRGVIMMLITFTMLFSGGLIPTYMVVKEFGMIDSRWALLIPNAIWVWQVIIARSFFQSSIPDELMEAAEIDGCSDLRFMRSVVIPLSKPILAVLFLMYGVGQWNAYFDALIYLKSANLFPLQLVLRSIIIMNNTAGVTDALKQVERQQLSELLKYSLIVVATLPVLIIYPFVQRYFVQGMLVGSVKG, from the coding sequence ATGGCAGCAACAAAACCAGCTGGGCAGCAACGGCCGTTCAGGCTGAAAATCAGAGAATCGGCTGGTGACAGGCTGTTTCTGTTCATCATCTATACGGTGCTTTCACTTGTGCTGCTCGCAGTCATTTATCCACTTATTTATATTTTGAGCAGCTCGATCAGCAGCCCGGCCGCGGTGACTTCTGGACGTGTCTGGCTGTGGCCCGTCGATATTTCCTTCCGCGGCTTCGAGGTGCTGTTTAATACCCCGCAAATTATGACGGGCTACGGCAATTCGTTGTTCTATACGACGGCGGGAACGCTAATTAGCGTAGCGCTGACGGTTATGATTGCGTATCCGATGTCGCGCAAAAGCTTTTTTGGCCGTGGGGTTATTATGATGCTGATCACGTTCACCATGCTATTCAGCGGCGGCCTCATTCCAACTTATATGGTAGTCAAAGAATTCGGCATGATCGACTCGCGCTGGGCACTGCTCATTCCGAATGCGATCTGGGTATGGCAGGTAATCATCGCCCGCTCTTTCTTCCAGTCATCGATTCCCGATGAGTTGATGGAGGCGGCCGAAATCGACGGCTGCAGCGATCTCCGGTTTATGCGCAGCGTCGTCATTCCCTTGTCCAAGCCGATACTCGCCGTGCTGTTCCTAATGTATGGGGTAGGCCAGTGGAACGCCTATTTCGATGCCCTTATCTATTTAAAATCAGCTAATCTGTTTCCGCTCCAGCTTGTGCTGCGCAGCATCATCATTATGAATAATACCGCAGGCGTGACGGACGCCCTGAAACAAGTGGAGCGCCAGCAGCTATCCGAGCTGCTGAAATACTCGCTGATCGTCGTAGCTACGCTGCCGGTGCTTATTATTTATCCGTTCGTACAGAGGTATTTTGTCCAAGGCATGCTTGTCGGCTCGGTCAAGGGCTGA
- a CDS encoding ABC transporter permease subunit, which yields MLNGGVKRRVTEEAARSLRKHWQLYLIVIPPVLFFLIFKYYPMLNAVLAFKDYNVIKGIWGSPWVGFKNFQLFFDNPMFWPLVKNTIFVSGYLLLAGFPVPILLALMLNEVGSGRFKRLVQLVTFAPYFISTVVMVSIIMLFLAPRLGFANVALNFFGLDSINFLGEASMFRSIYVWSDIWQTAGYSAVIYLAALAGIDPTLYEAAKVDGASRFQKIVHVDIPGLLPTITIILILNVGSVMAIGFEKIYLLQNPLNMVHSEIIATYVYRIGLLNANYSFATAVGLFNSLINLVLLVTVNGLAKRLTKSSIW from the coding sequence ATGTTAAACGGCGGTGTTAAGCGAAGAGTAACGGAGGAAGCGGCAAGAAGCTTAAGGAAACATTGGCAGCTCTATTTGATTGTTATACCGCCGGTGTTGTTTTTCCTTATTTTCAAATATTATCCGATGCTTAATGCGGTGCTGGCGTTCAAGGACTATAACGTCATTAAAGGGATCTGGGGCAGTCCGTGGGTAGGCTTCAAAAACTTTCAGCTGTTTTTTGATAATCCGATGTTTTGGCCGCTCGTCAAAAACACCATTTTCGTCAGCGGCTATTTGCTGCTGGCTGGTTTCCCGGTGCCTATACTGCTGGCGCTCATGTTAAATGAGGTGGGCAGCGGCAGGTTCAAGCGGCTGGTCCAGCTCGTTACTTTCGCGCCGTATTTTATCTCGACGGTCGTCATGGTATCGATCATTATGCTGTTTCTTGCGCCGCGGCTTGGCTTTGCCAATGTGGCTCTGAATTTTTTTGGCCTGGACTCCATCAATTTTCTCGGCGAGGCCAGCATGTTCCGCTCGATCTATGTATGGTCTGATATTTGGCAGACGGCAGGCTATTCGGCGGTCATTTATTTGGCGGCGCTGGCGGGCATCGATCCAACGTTGTATGAGGCAGCCAAGGTGGACGGCGCTTCGCGCTTTCAAAAGATTGTGCATGTGGACATTCCCGGCCTGCTGCCGACGATTACGATAATTCTCATATTGAATGTGGGCAGCGTGATGGCGATTGGGTTCGAGAAAATATATTTGCTGCAAAATCCGCTGAATATGGTTCATTCAGAAATTATTGCCACTTATGTGTATCGAATTGGGCTGCTTAATGCCAATTACAGCTTTGCAACCGCAGTCGGCTTGTTCAACTCGCTTATTAATTTGGTGTTGTTGGTTACGGTGAATGGCCTGGCCAAACGTTTAACGAAATCGAGTATTTGGTAG
- a CDS encoding SDR family NAD(P)-dependent oxidoreductase yields MRLHGKIALLTGAGSGIGKVTAERFASEGAAVIVNDIDEAKGRDTVKAIQAAGGEALFLHADVTDADSVRSMVEKAIAAYGVIDILFNNAGISGVGAIHEIEPEDWDRVVRVNLRGVFLPSKYVLPYMMERRSGNIIHMSSCIAEIGLARRASYSATKGAVLSLAKSMQVDYAKYNIRVNAVLPGTIMTPFVEQYLKSSYEDPDAAIAAIKLRQLGGQLGKPEDVASAVLFLASDESSFIMGSPLYIDGGVVFGKDA; encoded by the coding sequence ATGAGACTGCATGGCAAAATAGCGCTGTTGACAGGAGCGGGCTCTGGCATCGGAAAAGTGACGGCAGAGCGTTTCGCGAGTGAAGGGGCTGCGGTTATCGTTAATGACATTGACGAAGCGAAGGGACGAGATACCGTCAAAGCGATTCAAGCTGCTGGAGGTGAGGCATTGTTCCTGCACGCTGACGTGACGGATGCGGACTCCGTTCGCTCCATGGTCGAGAAGGCGATAGCAGCGTATGGCGTCATCGATATTTTGTTTAATAACGCAGGGATTAGCGGGGTAGGGGCTATACATGAAATAGAACCGGAGGATTGGGACCGTGTCGTTCGGGTCAATCTGCGCGGCGTGTTCCTGCCCTCCAAATACGTGCTGCCCTATATGATGGAACGCCGAAGCGGCAATATCATTCATATGTCCTCCTGTATTGCGGAGATAGGCCTCGCGCGAAGAGCTTCCTATTCGGCTACCAAAGGGGCAGTGCTGTCGCTTGCCAAATCGATGCAGGTCGATTATGCCAAATACAATATCCGGGTGAATGCTGTGCTGCCTGGAACAATCATGACGCCGTTTGTAGAGCAATATTTGAAAAGCTCCTACGAGGACCCGGATGCGGCAATTGCAGCCATCAAGCTGAGACAGCTAGGCGGACAATTGGGGAAGCCGGAGGATGTAGCGAGCGCGGTACTATTTCTGGCCTCCGATGAGTCTTCCTTCATCATGGGCTCTCCGCTGTATATTGATGGAGGCGTCGTCTTCGGCAAGGATGCATAA
- a CDS encoding extracellular solute-binding protein has protein sequence MKMGRTGMAVLVFMLVLVGLLLLVSCSAKESNLVSGDEGKHEEAPTELHVFALQEPGIELQTNDFTRYLEQKFNVHFNWEVISPDGAREKRQISLAGGDYPDAYFLTAYIDQFSQSDLLKYGKQGIILPLNELIAKYAPHVLAAMAEHSELKALSTAPDGNIYGLPAYSECFHCSYPNKMWVNVQWLAKLGMDVPTTTEAFKEMLEAFKSSDPNGNGLADEVPLSGSTEDFGVRIIPYLMNGFIYDDDRHYLMLTDGKVETAADKPRWKDGLAYIRSLYKEGLIDPGAFIQNAEALKRIGDNEGVSMLGVAAGMHPAIFAGESMNDYVPIPPLAGPYASYATYQGGGMQPGAKFVITNRASKEAQRKLIEIINYMYTPEGQTTSQNGLEGIGWRKPQAGEKALGADVKPLFTSLILINEAKSTNSGWSGMAHLYMPREYRDSWVAGSDMYTPDGYERRLYEATRLYEGHEPKDIFPFWMLWLDPAEADEAGILHTNLTNYIEQSTLRFITGDWDLDNDWDGYVAGLRDMRIQRYVEIMQRAYDLYKK, from the coding sequence ATGAAGATGGGCCGGACCGGCATGGCTGTCCTTGTGTTTATGCTTGTGCTTGTGGGGCTGTTGCTCCTCGTCTCATGCTCTGCTAAAGAGAGTAATCTTGTGAGCGGAGATGAAGGCAAGCATGAGGAAGCGCCGACAGAGCTGCATGTATTTGCCTTGCAGGAGCCGGGAATTGAGCTGCAGACCAATGATTTCACTCGTTATCTGGAGCAAAAATTTAACGTGCATTTCAATTGGGAAGTTATTTCACCAGACGGGGCAAGGGAAAAGCGGCAAATATCGCTTGCAGGCGGCGACTATCCGGATGCTTATTTTCTGACTGCCTATATAGATCAATTCTCGCAATCGGATCTGCTGAAGTACGGCAAGCAAGGCATTATCCTGCCCTTAAATGAGTTAATCGCGAAATATGCCCCCCATGTGTTAGCTGCTATGGCGGAGCATTCGGAACTCAAAGCGCTCAGCACAGCTCCGGATGGGAACATTTACGGGCTTCCAGCCTACAGCGAATGCTTCCATTGCTCCTATCCGAACAAAATGTGGGTAAATGTGCAATGGCTCGCGAAGCTAGGTATGGATGTGCCAACGACAACCGAGGCATTTAAGGAAATGCTGGAGGCGTTCAAAAGCTCGGATCCCAACGGCAATGGTTTGGCTGATGAGGTTCCGCTCAGCGGCTCTACCGAGGATTTTGGCGTGCGAATTATTCCGTATTTAATGAACGGTTTTATTTATGATGATGATCGCCATTATTTAATGCTGACTGATGGCAAGGTTGAGACGGCTGCGGATAAGCCGCGTTGGAAGGACGGGCTGGCCTATATCAGATCGCTTTACAAGGAGGGGCTGATTGATCCGGGAGCTTTTATTCAAAATGCGGAAGCTTTAAAAAGAATCGGCGACAATGAAGGAGTATCTATGTTGGGAGTGGCGGCTGGAATGCATCCCGCTATTTTCGCAGGCGAGAGCATGAACGATTATGTGCCGATTCCACCACTTGCGGGACCTTATGCTTCCTATGCTACCTATCAAGGGGGCGGTATGCAGCCTGGAGCCAAGTTTGTCATCACGAACCGGGCGAGCAAGGAGGCGCAGCGCAAATTAATCGAAATCATTAACTATATGTACACCCCAGAAGGACAAACGACGTCCCAAAACGGTTTGGAAGGCATTGGCTGGCGCAAGCCGCAAGCCGGGGAGAAGGCGCTTGGTGCAGACGTCAAGCCGTTGTTCACAAGCCTCATTTTAATCAATGAAGCAAAGTCGACCAATTCCGGCTGGAGCGGGATGGCGCATCTATATATGCCTCGGGAGTATCGCGATAGCTGGGTAGCGGGCAGCGATATGTATACGCCTGATGGCTATGAGCGCCGGCTCTATGAAGCCACGAGGCTGTATGAAGGGCATGAGCCTAAAGATATTTTTCCCTTTTGGATGTTATGGCTGGACCCGGCCGAAGCGGACGAGGCTGGCATTTTGCATACAAATTTAACTAATTATATCGAACAAAGCACATTGCGCTTCATTACAGGCGATTGGGATTTAGACAACGATTGGGACGGATATGTAGCAGGCTTGCGTGATATGAGAATTCAGCGGTACGTGGAGATTATGCAAAGGGCTTATGATCTATATAAAAAATAA